In a genomic window of Ipomoea triloba cultivar NCNSP0323 chromosome 3, ASM357664v1:
- the LOC116013653 gene encoding protein CfxQ homolog has translation MQRARDQRSKSSRPTTIHGFAQSGDLNAFHKMLNDNPSLLNERNPVMAQTPLHVSAGYNNIEIVKLLLGFQGPEKVELEAKNMYGETPLHMAAKNGCNEAAKLLLSHGALVEARANNGMTPLHLAVWHSIRVEDYSTVKTLLEHNADCSVKDNEGMTPLNHLSQGPGNEKLRELLHKHLEEQRRRKALEACGETKAKMDELENELSKIVGLHELKVQLRKWAKGMLLDERRQALGLKVGARRPPHIAFLGNPGTGKTMIARVLGKLLHMVGILPTDKVTEVQRTDLVGEFVGHTGPKTRRKIQEAEGGILFVDEAYRLIPMQKADDKDYGLEALEEIMSVMDSGKIVVIFAGYSEPMKRVISSNEGFCRRVTKYFHFNDFSIEDLATILHLKMTYQAEGSLLFGFKLHPSCSVETVAALIKRETTEKQRKEMNGGLLDPMLVNARENLDFRLSFDCVDAEELLTITLEDLEAGLRLLSQ, from the exons ATGGCACAGACACCACTTCATGTTTCTGCTGGTTACAATAATATTGAGATTGTTAAACTTTTGCTTGGTTTCCAAGGCCCAGAAAAGGTGGAGTTGGAAGCAAAGAACATG TATGGGGAGACGCCATTGCACATGGCTGCTAAGAATGGATGTAATGAAGCTGCAAAGTTGCTTCTCTCTCATGGGGCTCTTGTTGAAGCCAGAGCAAAT AATGGGATGACTCCATTGCACCTTGCTGTTTGGCACTCAATTCGAGTCGAAGACTATTCAACAGTGAAGACATTGTTGGAGCATAATGCTGATTGTAGTGTCAAAGACAAT GAGGGAATGACTCCCTTAAATCATCTCTCTCAAGGCCCTGGAAATGAAAAATTGCGAGAACTTCTTCATAAACATCTTGAGGAGCAGCGAAGACGTAAAGCCCTCGAAGCATGCGGTGAAACCAAGGCAAAAATGGatgaacttgaaaatgaacTATCAAAGATAGTGGGCTTACATGAGCTAAAAGTGCAACTCCGAAAATGGGCCAAGGGGATGCTACTGGATGAGAGGCGTCAGGCCCTGGGACTGAAAGTTGGTGCAAGAAGACCACCTCACATTGCTTTCCTTGGAAACCCTGGAACTG GAAAAACAATGATAGCTCGAGTACTTGGAAAACTACTTCATATGGTGGGCATTCTTCCGACTGACAAGGTAACTGAAGTACAGAGGACAGATCTTGTTGGGGAATTTGTTGGTCATACGGGACCAAAGACAAGGAGAAAG ATTCAAGAAGCTGAGGGGGGGATTCTATTTGTTGATGAGGCCTATCGACTAATACCCATGCAGAAGGCTGATGATAAGGACTATGGTTTAGAAGCATTAGAGGAGATAATGTCTGTCATGGATAGTGGGAAAATTGTAGTGATTTTTGCAGGCTATAGTGAACCTATGAAGCGTGTAATATCTTCGAATGAAGGCTTTTGTAGGAGGGTGACCAAGTACTTTCACTTTAACGACTTTAGTATCGAAGATCTTGCCACGATTCTTCATCTTAAAATGACTTATCAAGCTGAAGGTAGTTTGCTGTTTGGATTCAAGTTGCATCCTTCATGTAGTGTTGAAACTGTTGCAGCTCTTATAAAGAGGGAAACCACAGAAAAGCAGCGCAAGGAGATGAATGGAGGCTTACTGGATCCAATGTTAGTTAATGCGAGAGAAAATTTAGATTTCAGACTCAGCTTTGACTGTGTAGACGCCGAGGAATTACTGACCATTACACTGGAGGATTTAGAAGCTGGCCTCCGATTGCTATCTCAATAA
- the LOC116013911 gene encoding polyol transporter 5-like, which produces MDSGIDSAKGIPDPMEITMVESRPNGSPHPQKRRLNKFAFLCAVFASTNSILLGYDLGVMSGAVLFIKETFKISSVQHELLVSLLNVSSLFGSLASGKTSDLIGRRYTIVLAAATFIIGALLMGLAPTYGYLLAGRVVAGIGVGYSLMIAPVYTSELSPAMTRGFLSSLPEVFINVGILIGFISNILLSGLPANISWRLMLGLSGVPAIGIAAGVIKMPESPRWLVMKGRLSEAKMILRRTSESEEEADLRLEEITKAAAFSGEWRGQGAWKELLCPTAPIRRMLVTAIGINFFMQASGNDAVVYYTPLVFKSAGIAHRKAQIGVTIIMGMAKTTFVLVSALFLDNFGRRPMLLLGTVGQALSLAGLGLGSTYLLHAHHKPIWAIGLCVLAVCADVSFFSIGLGPITWVYSAEIFPLRLRAQGSALAVSVNRLVSGVVSATFLSISKKITFGGMFFVLSGVMVVATLFFYLLLPETKGMSLEEIGSLFEDKQSDGEKDKEIELER; this is translated from the exons ATGGATTCGGGAATTGATTCTGCAAAGGGGATACCAGATCCCATGGAAATCACAATGGTTGAATCTCGACCCAACGGTTCCCCTCATCCCCAAAAGCGTCGTCTCAACAAGTTCGCTTTTCTTTGCGCCGTTTTCGCTTCCACCAATTCTATTCTCTTGGGTTATG ATCTTGGGGTTATGAGTGGTGCAGTTCTGTTCATTAAAGAAACGTTCAAGATTTCATCGGTGCAGCATGAATTGTTGGTGAGCTTATTGAACGTGTCGTCGTTGTTTGGGTCACTGGCGTCGGGGAAAACTTCCGATTTGATTGGCCGGCGATACACCATAGTATTGGCGGCGGCGACTTTCATAATAGGTGCACTCCTGATGGGGCTTGCGCCGACCTACGGCTATCTACTGGCCGGAAGAGTGGTCGCCGGGATCGGAGTGGGGTATTCCCTCATGATTGCTCCGGTGTACACTAGCGAGCTGTCGCCGGCGATGACCCGCGGATTTCTGTCTTCTTTGCCGGAAGTGTTCATCAACGTTGGGATATTAATCGGTTTCATTTCCAACATTTTGTTGTCCGGGCTGCCGGCGAACATTAGCTGGCGCCTCATGCTCGGCCTCTCCGGCGTCCCGGCGATCGGCATTGCCGCCGGCGTGATCAAGATGCCGGAGTCGCCCCGCTGGCTCGTCATGAAAGGGAGGCTCAGCGAAGCCAAGATGATTTTACGGAGGACATCGGAAAGTGAAGAAGAAGCCGATTTACGGTTAGAGGAAATAACAAAAGCCGCCGCATTTTCCGGCGAGTGGCGCGGGCAAGGCGCGTGGAAAGAGCTGCTCTGCCCGACGGCGCCGATCCGGCGAATGTTAGTTACGGCGATCGGAATAAATTTTTTCATGCAAGCCTCCGGGAACGACGCGGTGGTTTACTACACGCCGTTGGTGTTCAAATCCGCCGGAATAGCTCACCGGAAAGCCCAAATCGGAGTGACAATCATCATGGGGATGGCTAAAACCACTTTTGTTTTGGTCTCAGCACTTTTCCTGGACAATTTCGGGCGACGGCCCATGTTACTATTGGGCACAGTGGGCCAGGCCCTATCCCTGGCTGGGCTCGGGCTGGGCTCAACATATCTCCTCCACGCCCATCACAAGCCCATTTGGGCCATCGGGTTGTGTGTCCTCGCGGTCTGCGCCGACGTCTCGTTCTTCTCAATTGGGCTCGGGCCGATCACGTGGGTCTACTCAGCTGAAATTTTCCCGCTCAGACTCAGGGCCCAAGGCTCGGCCCTAGCAGTTTCGGTGAATAGGTTGGTGAGTGGGGTTGTCTCGGCCACGTTTCTTagtatttccaaaaaaataacgTTTGGAGGAATGTTTTTTGTGCTTTCTGGGGTTATGGTGGTGGCTACACTGTTCTTTTACTTGCTATTGCCAGAGACCAAAGGAATGAGCCTAGAGGAAATAGGGTCACTGTTTGAGGACAAACAATCCGATGGTGAAAAGGATAAAGAGATTGAATTGGAGAGATAG
- the LOC116014336 gene encoding transcription repressor OFP8-like, which translates to MLSSMENHIKHKITRIFRSSFGSCKTKNITDVIDDDKPVFHPQNPQFFSDIFPPKPRPFPSICRPGPEVDHRILFPRPKISDQSSPLFPPPAPSKHKKKKRIGYKGLFSSDDEETEDEDDDDRATLFSSVSFSFSSDSSESFRRRRAERIRRRRRRAARKRRGAEEKEKEAAMKDSMAVVKRSRDPCADFRASMLEMIMEKQIFGAKDLEKLLDCFLSLNSHHHHGVIIQVFTEICEALFSNYCP; encoded by the coding sequence ATGTTGTCTTCAATGGAGAACCACATCAAACACAAGATCACTCGCATCTTTCGATCCTCTTTCGGCTCCTGCAAGACCAAGAACATCACCGACGTCATTGACGACGACAAGCCTGTTTTTCATCCTCAAAATCCCCAATTTTTCTCCGACATTTTCCCTCCCAAACCTCGTCCTTTCCCTTCCATTTGCCGCCCCGGACCAGAGGTTGATCATCGCATTTTGTTCCCACGACCCAAAATCTCCGACCAAAGCTCCCCTCTTTTCCCACCGCCGGCTCCCAGTAAgcacaagaagaagaagagaatcgGATACAAAGGTTTGTTCAGCAGCGACGACGAGGAAACGGAGGACGAAGATGACGATGATAGGGCCACTCTTTTCTCGTCGGTGTCGTTCTCATTCTCGTCGGACTCCTCGGAGTCGTTCCGGCGGCGGCGGGCGGAGCGGAtcaggcggcggcggcggagggcgGCGCGTAAGAGAAGAGGGGCggaggagaaggagaaggaggcGGCGATGAAGGACAGCATGGCGGTGGTGAAGCGGTCGAGAGACCCGTGCGCGGATTTCAGGGCATCAATGTTGGAAATGATAATGGAGAAACAGATATTCGGAGCCAAGGATTTGGAGAAGCTTTTGGACTGTTTTCTCTCTTTAaactcacatcatcatcatggGGTCATCATTCAGGTCTTCACTGAGATTTGTGAAGCTTTGTTCTCTAATTACTGCCCCTGA